A stretch of the Xylocopa sonorina isolate GNS202 chromosome 12, iyXylSono1_principal, whole genome shotgun sequence genome encodes the following:
- the LOC143429969 gene encoding ubiquitin-conjugating enzyme E2 N, with amino-acid sequence MAVLPRRIIKETQRLMQEPVPGISAVPDDTNARYFHVIVTGPEDSPFEGGLFKLELFLPEDYPMSAPKVRFITKIYHPNIDRLGRICLDILKDKWSPALQIRTVLLSIQALLSAPNPDDPLANDVAELWKVNESEAIRNAKEWTRRYAMDN; translated from the exons ATGGCTGTGCTACCACGAAGGATTATCAAAGAAACACAAAGACTAATGCAAGAACCAGTTCCTGGTATCAGTGCTGTGCCAGACGATACAAATGCTAGGTATTTTCATGTAATTGTAACTGGTCCTGAAGACTCGCCGTTCGAAGGTGGActttttaaactcgaattgttcCTACCAGAAGATTATCCAATGTCCGCTCCTAAAGTTAGATTCATTACGAAAATTTATCATCCAAATATAGACAG ATTGGGCAGGATTTGCTTGGATATTCTCAAAGATAAATGGAGTCCTGCTCTCCAAATAAGAACAGTTTTGTTATCAATACAAGCACTTTTAAGTGCGCCTAACCCAGATGATCCTTTGGCAAATGACGTAGCTGAACTCTGGAAAGTAAATGAAAGCGAAGCAATACGCAATGCCAAAGAATGGACTCGGAGATACGCAATGGACAACTGA